The following proteins are encoded in a genomic region of Salvelinus sp. IW2-2015 unplaced genomic scaffold, ASM291031v2 Un_scaffold1598, whole genome shotgun sequence:
- the smx5 gene encoding smx5, with product MLFYSFFKSLVGKDVVVELKNELSICGTLHSVDQYLNIKLTDISVTDPEKYPHMLSVKNCFIRGSVVRYVQLPADEVDTQLLQDAARKEALQQKQ from the exons ATG CTTTTCTACTCATTTTTCAAGTCCCTGGTGGGGAAGGACGTGGTGGTGGAGCTGAAAAATGARTTGAG CATCTGTGGAACACTTCACTCGGTTGATCAG TACCTGAACATTAAACTGACAGACATCAGTGTCACGGATCCAGAGAAGTATCCACACATG TTATCAGTGAAGAACTGTTTCATCCGAGGCTCTGTGGTGCGATACGTCCAACTACCTGCAGATGAGGTCGACACTCAGCTGTTACAGGACGCTGCGCGCAAGGAGGCACTGCAACAGAAGCAGTGA